In a single window of the Streptomyces sp. NBC_00094 genome:
- a CDS encoding Lrp/AsnC family transcriptional regulator: MHTGESVLGEADLSLIHALQIAPRASWTQLSTVLGSSPDTLARRWDHLTAGGYAWSSLIRVPQGEGALYAWVELDCVAGDTEATAIALARDPYTLAVHQVTGEADLLLLVRCPDLYAFDAYLTNRTRRLPGVLRTRTQIVTRMHNRMFQSRIEQLTPGQARHLREVTGADRRARAQARGNPPLAELDRRLIAELAGDARRSAAELARQCGTSESTVRRRLDALAGSGALHHHCLPAPRFSGRPVWALVTADAPPLDVAATVAALTRLRTSRLITSVTGRHNLALSMWLRTVDELHDVTAAMTRASPTLRITGTSLSLRTHKVGAQVIGPDGRRTHHIRPDPGH, encoded by the coding sequence ATGCACACCGGGGAATCCGTCCTGGGAGAGGCGGATCTGTCACTGATCCACGCACTGCAGATCGCTCCGCGCGCGAGCTGGACCCAGCTCTCGACCGTCCTGGGATCGAGCCCCGACACGCTCGCCCGACGCTGGGACCACCTCACGGCCGGGGGGTACGCGTGGAGCTCCCTGATCAGGGTTCCCCAAGGGGAGGGCGCGCTGTACGCGTGGGTGGAACTCGACTGCGTCGCGGGCGACACCGAGGCCACCGCGATCGCGCTGGCCCGCGACCCGTACACCCTCGCCGTCCACCAGGTGACCGGTGAAGCCGATCTGCTCCTGCTCGTGCGCTGTCCCGACCTGTACGCGTTCGACGCCTACCTCACCAACCGGACCCGGCGGCTGCCCGGGGTGCTGCGGACCCGTACGCAGATCGTCACCCGCATGCACAACCGCATGTTCCAGTCACGGATCGAGCAGCTCACCCCCGGTCAGGCACGGCACCTCAGGGAGGTCACGGGCGCGGACCGGCGGGCACGCGCGCAGGCGCGCGGTAATCCGCCGCTCGCCGAGCTCGACCGGCGGCTCATCGCCGAGCTGGCCGGCGACGCCCGCCGCAGCGCCGCCGAACTCGCCCGCCAGTGCGGTACGAGCGAGTCGACGGTCCGGCGCAGGCTGGACGCCCTCGCGGGGAGCGGGGCGCTCCATCACCACTGCCTGCCGGCCCCCAGGTTCTCCGGACGCCCGGTGTGGGCACTGGTCACGGCCGACGCCCCGCCGCTGGACGTGGCGGCGACGGTGGCGGCGCTGACCCGGCTGCGGACGTCCCGCCTGATCACCTCGGTCACCGGGCGCCACAACCTGGCCCTCTCCATGTGGCTCCGCACGGTCGACGAGCTCCACGACGTGACGGCGGCGATGACGCGGGCCTCCCCCACGCTGCGGATCACGGGCACCTCGCTCTCGCTGCGCACCCACAAGGTGGGTGCGCAGGTGATCGGCCCGGACGGGCGGCGGACCCACCACATACGGCCGGACCCGGGCCACTGA
- a CDS encoding alkyl/aryl-sulfatase: MSDTLPSFDDTTDFDNADRGFIGALVPGSVTAADGRTIWDGDVYDFLKADCPDTAHPSLWRQAQLCARQGLYEVTGGIYQVRGLDLSNMTIVEGERGIIVIDPLISTETAAAALALYKEHRGERPVTGLIYTHSHGDHFGGARGILPHGTEDGVPIIAPAGFLEHAVSENVYAGNAMTRRAAYMYGANLPKSPDAQISAGLGQTTSLGTISLIPPTVDITETGQEVTVDGVRIVFQLTPGTEAPSEMNFLFPDQRALCLAENATHNMHNILTLRGAVVRDSRIWSAYLDEAVEYFHGQYDVGFASHHWPTWGHDNVVRFLTEQRDLYAYMHDQTLRLLNEGLTGPEIAERIELPPALATSWHARGYYGSLSHNAKAIYQRYLGWFDGNVAHLWEHPPVETAKRYVAVAGGPAETLAKAREYVDAGDLRFAATLLNHLVFAEPGNVEAKEALAAVYDRLGYGSENGTWRNFYLTSALELREGIVKTDLDLTNPEMAMALTVPMLIDSIAVRIDGPRAWHDDLTVDLVLTDGPTGAGTRRRLTLHNGALTHREISEPRTPAGLTLTLAKAQLLGLLAGRSIEELGIGTEGDPALLGRLFSYVTKPDPQFPIVTP, from the coding sequence ATGAGCGACACTCTGCCCTCCTTCGACGACACCACCGACTTCGACAACGCGGACCGGGGCTTCATCGGCGCCCTCGTCCCCGGCTCGGTCACGGCCGCCGACGGCCGCACGATCTGGGACGGGGACGTCTACGACTTCCTGAAGGCGGACTGCCCCGACACCGCGCACCCCAGCCTCTGGCGCCAGGCCCAGCTCTGCGCCCGTCAGGGCCTGTACGAGGTCACCGGGGGCATCTACCAGGTGCGGGGCCTCGACCTGTCGAACATGACGATCGTCGAGGGCGAGCGCGGGATCATCGTCATCGACCCGCTGATCTCCACCGAGACCGCCGCCGCCGCGCTCGCGCTCTACAAGGAGCACCGCGGCGAGCGGCCCGTCACCGGTCTGATCTACACGCACTCTCACGGCGACCACTTCGGCGGTGCCCGCGGGATCCTGCCCCACGGCACCGAGGACGGGGTGCCGATCATCGCCCCGGCCGGCTTCCTTGAGCACGCGGTCAGCGAGAACGTGTACGCGGGCAACGCGATGACCCGCCGCGCCGCCTACATGTACGGGGCGAACCTCCCGAAGTCCCCGGACGCCCAGATCAGCGCCGGGCTCGGCCAGACCACCTCCCTCGGCACCATCAGCCTCATCCCGCCGACCGTGGACATCACGGAGACCGGCCAGGAGGTGACGGTCGACGGCGTGCGGATCGTCTTCCAGCTCACGCCGGGCACCGAGGCCCCGTCCGAGATGAACTTCCTCTTCCCCGACCAGCGCGCCCTGTGCCTGGCCGAGAACGCCACGCACAACATGCACAACATCCTGACCCTGCGCGGGGCCGTCGTCCGCGACTCCCGCATCTGGTCCGCCTACCTCGACGAGGCGGTCGAGTACTTCCACGGGCAGTACGACGTCGGCTTCGCCTCCCACCACTGGCCGACCTGGGGCCACGACAACGTGGTGCGGTTCCTGACCGAACAGCGCGACCTCTACGCGTACATGCACGACCAGACGCTGCGGCTGCTCAACGAAGGCCTCACCGGCCCGGAGATCGCCGAGCGGATCGAGCTGCCGCCGGCCCTGGCCACGTCCTGGCACGCGCGCGGCTACTACGGCTCGCTCAGCCACAACGCCAAGGCGATCTACCAGCGCTACCTGGGCTGGTTCGACGGGAACGTGGCCCATCTCTGGGAGCACCCGCCGGTCGAGACCGCGAAGCGGTACGTGGCCGTGGCGGGCGGCCCCGCCGAGACCCTCGCCAAGGCCCGCGAGTACGTCGACGCGGGCGACCTGCGGTTCGCGGCGACCCTGCTCAACCACCTGGTCTTCGCCGAACCCGGGAACGTCGAGGCGAAGGAGGCGCTCGCCGCGGTCTACGACCGGCTGGGGTACGGCTCCGAGAACGGCACCTGGCGCAACTTCTACCTCACCTCCGCGCTGGAGCTCCGCGAGGGCATCGTCAAGACGGACCTCGACCTGACCAACCCCGAGATGGCGATGGCCCTCACCGTCCCCATGCTCATCGACTCGATCGCCGTACGGATCGACGGGCCGCGCGCCTGGCACGACGACCTGACCGTCGACCTGGTCCTGACGGACGGCCCCACGGGCGCGGGGACGCGCCGACGTCTCACCCTGCACAACGGCGCCCTCACCCACCGGGAGATCTCCGAGCCCCGGACCCCCGCCGGGCTCACGCTCACGCTGGCCAAGGCGCAGCTCCTCGGCCTGCTGGCCGGCCGGAGCATCGAGGAGCTCGGGATCGGGACGGAGGGCGACCCGGCGCTGCTCGGGCGTCTCTTCTCGTACGTGACGAAGCCCGACCCGCAGTTCCCGATCGTCACGCCGTGA
- a CDS encoding SURF1 family protein, whose translation MYRFLRTPRWWGINIFVLLAIPFCVFMGTWQLGKFEDRVDSHREAEQRPAASSLEAAPLDTLLPVDTETSGRPAEARGRFGEQFLVPERDLDGRTGSYVLTLLKTDGGRSLPVVRGWLPTGAKAPAPPSGEVTVVGALQASETPGTKGVHTAGGLPEGQLGMISAASLVNVITDEVYDAWITLADAPAGLTPVPAAAAAGTSLDVKAFQNLGYTAEWFVFAGFVLFMWFRLVRREAEASRDEALGL comes from the coding sequence GTGTACCGGTTCCTGAGAACGCCCCGCTGGTGGGGGATCAACATCTTCGTCCTGCTGGCGATCCCGTTCTGCGTCTTCATGGGGACCTGGCAGCTGGGTAAGTTCGAGGATCGCGTCGACTCCCACCGGGAGGCCGAACAGCGGCCCGCCGCGAGCTCGCTGGAGGCGGCGCCGCTGGACACCCTCCTGCCGGTGGACACGGAGACCTCCGGGCGGCCCGCCGAGGCGCGCGGCCGGTTCGGGGAGCAGTTCCTCGTCCCGGAGCGCGACCTTGACGGCCGCACCGGCTCGTACGTCCTGACACTGCTGAAGACGGACGGCGGCCGGTCCCTGCCGGTGGTCCGCGGCTGGCTCCCCACGGGCGCGAAGGCCCCGGCCCCGCCGTCCGGCGAGGTCACGGTGGTGGGCGCGCTCCAGGCCTCGGAGACCCCGGGGACGAAGGGCGTCCACACCGCGGGCGGCCTGCCCGAGGGTCAGCTCGGCATGATCAGCGCGGCGTCCCTGGTGAACGTGATCACCGACGAGGTGTACGACGCCTGGATCACCCTGGCCGACGCCCCCGCCGGTCTCACCCCGGTCCCGGCGGCCGCCGCGGCGGGGACGAGCCTGGACGTGAAGGCCTTCCAGAACCTCGGCTACACGGCGGAGTGGTTCGTCTTCGCCGGCTTCGTGCTCTTCATGTGGTTCCGCCTCGTGCGCCGTGAGGCGGAGGCCTCCCGGGACGAGGCGCTCGGCCTGTAG
- a CDS encoding SigE family RNA polymerase sigma factor, which translates to MPVIAPVPAGSRVTGMDGIPSPRASTDGVPAAGTTVDHLTETYRAHYRSLLGLAALLLDDTASCEDVVQEAFIRVHSARKRVREPEKTLAYLRQTVVNLSRSALRRRILGLKLLSKPMPDMASAEEGAYDQLERDDLIKAMKGLQRRQREVLVLRYFADMTEAQVAETLGISLGSVKAYGSRGIAALRVVMEANA; encoded by the coding sequence CTGCCGGTGATCGCCCCCGTACCCGCGGGATCCCGGGTGACCGGGATGGACGGCATCCCGTCCCCCCGCGCGAGCACCGACGGGGTACCGGCCGCCGGGACCACCGTCGACCACCTGACCGAGACCTACCGTGCCCACTACCGGTCGCTGCTCGGTCTCGCGGCACTCCTCCTCGATGACACGGCCTCCTGCGAGGACGTGGTCCAAGAGGCGTTCATCCGCGTCCACTCGGCCCGTAAGCGGGTGCGCGAGCCCGAGAAGACGCTCGCGTACCTGCGTCAGACCGTCGTGAACCTCTCCCGGTCCGCCCTGCGTCGACGCATCCTCGGCCTCAAGCTGCTGTCCAAGCCGATGCCGGACATGGCCAGCGCGGAGGAGGGGGCGTACGACCAGCTGGAGCGGGACGACCTCATCAAGGCGATGAAGGGGCTCCAGCGACGGCAGCGCGAGGTCCTCGTGCTGCGGTACTTCGCGGACATGACGGAGGCCCAGGTCGCGGAGACGCTCGGAATATCCCTCGGCTCGGTGAAGGCGTACGGTTCGCGAGGCATCGCGGCGCTGCGTGTCGTGATGGAGGCGAACGCATGA
- a CDS encoding bifunctional 2-polyprenyl-6-hydroxyphenol methylase/3-demethylubiquinol 3-O-methyltransferase UbiG, which yields MYSPTPEDWHEGNRARWDERVPIHAASTFYDLDSFRAGKDALRDFELAEVGDVTGRSLLHLQCHIGLDTLSWARHGAAHVVGLDFSEPAVETARSLAADLGYSQDRAAFVAADAYEAAEAVPDSSYDIVYTGTGALCWLPDIERWAETAASLVAPGGFLYVAEFHPLTDSLDDETGSRIVHDYFVREPWVDTTPGTYADLDAETVHNRSVEWVHPVGEVVTAIAKAGLRIEFLHEHEASLFPRYGALQRHEDGYYRFPADRPRIPMMYSIKASRPA from the coding sequence ATGTACTCCCCGACCCCTGAAGACTGGCACGAGGGCAATCGCGCGCGCTGGGACGAGCGCGTCCCGATCCACGCGGCCAGCACGTTCTACGACCTCGACTCCTTCCGCGCGGGCAAGGACGCCCTGCGGGACTTCGAGCTCGCGGAGGTCGGTGACGTCACCGGGCGCTCCCTGCTCCATCTCCAGTGCCACATCGGCCTGGACACGCTCTCCTGGGCCCGGCACGGCGCCGCGCACGTCGTCGGTCTGGACTTCTCCGAGCCGGCCGTCGAGACCGCCCGCTCGCTCGCCGCCGACCTCGGCTACTCGCAGGACCGCGCGGCCTTCGTCGCCGCCGACGCGTACGAGGCCGCGGAGGCCGTCCCGGACAGCTCGTACGACATCGTCTACACCGGGACCGGGGCGCTGTGCTGGCTGCCCGACATAGAGCGCTGGGCGGAGACCGCCGCCTCGCTCGTCGCCCCGGGCGGCTTCCTCTACGTGGCCGAGTTCCATCCGCTGACGGACTCGCTCGACGACGAGACCGGCTCGCGGATCGTGCACGACTACTTCGTCCGCGAGCCGTGGGTGGACACCACGCCGGGCACGTACGCGGACCTCGACGCCGAAACCGTCCACAACCGCAGCGTGGAGTGGGTGCACCCGGTCGGCGAGGTCGTCACGGCGATCGCGAAGGCCGGCCTCAGGATCGAGTTCCTGCACGAGCACGAGGCCTCGCTGTTCCCGCGCTACGGCGCGCTCCAGCGGCACGAGGACGGCTACTACCGCTTCCCGGCGGACCGTCCGCGGATCCCGATGATGTACTCGATCAAGGCGTCCCGCCCGGCCTGA
- a CDS encoding YdcF family protein: MFAFVVAAVFLLLFGAGVLRDRRRFGNAVHLGLAVTALGIGLLLEIDAAPPGVSETVMILVLLVLGLGPIVLAGLLCANGVKMVRKEGRRPANLLSLLAGLGMFGVMGLMIAAVVTHSRALGLIVVTTLLVFGYVSFLFLCFVGYAFLYGRMRIRRDADYVVVLGSGLIGGRRVPPLLASRLDRGRQVYETLAARGGDAPVLITSGGQGPDEALPESHAMADYLVEGGFPAASVVREDRSRTTEENMLFSKELMERERPGSSCVIVTNNFHAFRAALMARRVGVDGQVVGSPTAAYFWPSATIREFAAVFLQYKVVNLGICAALILLGILAWLVR, translated from the coding sequence ATGTTCGCCTTCGTCGTAGCCGCCGTCTTCCTGCTGCTCTTCGGGGCCGGTGTGCTGCGGGACCGGCGCCGCTTCGGCAATGCCGTCCACCTCGGCCTGGCCGTCACCGCGCTCGGGATCGGGCTCCTCCTGGAGATCGACGCCGCCCCGCCCGGTGTCTCCGAGACCGTGATGATCCTGGTGCTGCTCGTCCTCGGCCTCGGCCCGATCGTCCTCGCCGGACTGCTCTGCGCGAACGGGGTGAAGATGGTCCGCAAGGAGGGCAGACGTCCGGCGAACCTGCTGTCGCTCCTCGCGGGCCTCGGCATGTTCGGCGTGATGGGTCTGATGATCGCCGCCGTAGTCACGCACTCGCGGGCCCTGGGACTGATCGTCGTCACCACCCTGCTCGTGTTCGGCTACGTCTCGTTCCTCTTCCTCTGCTTCGTCGGCTACGCGTTCCTGTACGGCCGGATGCGGATCCGTCGCGACGCCGACTACGTCGTCGTCCTCGGCTCCGGGCTGATCGGCGGCCGCCGCGTGCCGCCGCTCCTCGCGAGCCGTCTGGACCGAGGCCGGCAGGTGTACGAGACGCTGGCCGCGCGCGGCGGGGACGCGCCCGTCCTCATCACCTCCGGCGGCCAGGGCCCCGACGAGGCGCTGCCCGAGTCGCACGCGATGGCCGACTACCTCGTCGAGGGCGGCTTCCCGGCCGCCTCGGTCGTGCGCGAGGACCGCTCGCGCACGACCGAGGAGAACATGCTCTTCAGCAAGGAGCTGATGGAGCGCGAAAGGCCCGGCTCCTCCTGCGTGATCGTCACCAACAACTTCCACGCCTTCCGGGCCGCGCTGATGGCCCGCCGCGTGGGGGTGGACGGCCAGGTGGTGGGCTCGCCCACCGCGGCCTACTTCTGGCCGTCCGCGACCATCCGCGAGTTCGCCGCGGTGTTCCTCCAGTACAAGGTGGTGAACCTCGGGATCTGCGCGGCGCTGATCCTGCTCGGCATACTGGCGTGGCTCGTGCGCTGA
- a CDS encoding aspartate-semialdehyde dehydrogenase codes for MTSKPTLAVVGATGAVGSVMLQMLTHHADVWGEIRLLDSPGTAGSKAAVRGEECEVLALGEESLEGVDLALFLVPEAVAAQWAPIAAAKGAVVVDTSAAFRGDADVPLVVPEVNPHAARVRPRGIVASPGCTTLALIAAVGALHAEFGVAELVVTAQQAASGAGAGQAGVDTLRAQLGLVAGDGELGTHPGDVRRAVGENGGPFPGPLALNVLPWSGEAGADGASSEEERVRDETRRILGLPGLRVAATCLRVPVVSGHSVSVHARFEHPVTVGRAHEVLATSPGVVLYDDPAAGDFPTPADVVGTDPAWVGRVRRSMGDERALDFFVCADNLRKGAALNALQIAESVVADL; via the coding sequence ATGACGTCGAAGCCGACGCTCGCGGTCGTCGGTGCGACCGGAGCCGTCGGCTCGGTGATGCTCCAGATGCTCACGCACCACGCGGACGTCTGGGGCGAGATACGCCTCCTCGACTCCCCGGGGACGGCCGGCTCCAAGGCCGCCGTCCGCGGGGAGGAGTGCGAGGTCCTCGCGCTCGGCGAGGAGTCCCTGGAAGGCGTCGACCTGGCGCTCTTCCTCGTGCCCGAGGCGGTGGCGGCGCAGTGGGCGCCCATCGCCGCCGCCAAGGGCGCGGTCGTCGTGGACACCTCCGCGGCCTTCCGCGGCGACGCGGACGTGCCGCTCGTGGTCCCCGAGGTCAATCCGCACGCGGCACGCGTACGCCCCCGGGGCATCGTCGCGAGCCCGGGCTGCACCACCCTCGCGCTGATCGCCGCCGTGGGCGCCCTGCACGCCGAGTTCGGGGTCGCCGAACTGGTCGTCACCGCCCAGCAGGCCGCGAGTGGCGCCGGTGCCGGTCAGGCGGGCGTCGACACGCTCCGCGCGCAGCTCGGACTGGTGGCCGGCGACGGCGAACTCGGTACGCACCCCGGTGACGTACGGCGGGCCGTCGGCGAGAACGGTGGTCCCTTCCCCGGTCCCCTCGCGCTCAACGTCCTGCCCTGGTCGGGCGAGGCGGGCGCCGACGGGGCCTCCTCGGAGGAGGAGCGCGTCCGGGACGAGACCCGGCGGATCCTCGGGCTGCCGGGGCTGCGGGTCGCCGCCACCTGTCTGCGGGTGCCCGTCGTGAGCGGCCACTCCGTCTCCGTACATGCCCGCTTCGAACACCCCGTCACGGTCGGGCGCGCGCACGAGGTCCTGGCGACCTCGCCGGGGGTCGTGCTGTACGACGATCCCGCCGCGGGCGACTTCCCCACCCCGGCCGACGTCGTCGGGACCGATCCCGCGTGGGTCGGACGGGTGCGGCGCTCGATGGGCGACGAGCGAGCCCTCGACTTCTTCGTCTGCGCCGACAATCTCCGTAAGGGTGCCGCCCTGAACGCGCTGCAGATCGCGGAATCCGTTGTCGCGGATTTGTAG
- a CDS encoding tetratricopeptide repeat protein has product MSPDQLAAAERGYARCGPAERLLWERLSVFEGAFGREAVREVCASGTLPSEEIQTVLDRLAPLALLPVDDLFDGEDGAPRYWMPHPMRAVGARRLTERGNRWAVVLHHRRWCVKLARQAADWWQSGRQVDARNLALRELPDLAAAMDPTTAPLSPSAEADTAVEIAVSLWFLWLACGRVAEGRTRLRHALSLHSGQPSARALWLAAYLELESGRPEDADPLLVQAWAAAVRDGDDRCLAMLAHLRGATALYQGRTREAAVEFRDALSLMGEHPEFGPTRELCWAALALTLSRTDPEAAQEALDQLLLDTTGRRTWAGRDLWADAWAHHARAELLAWDGERERAAEHARRALLGHLTLGSAVGAACAAELLAQMRVVGGRPADGAHLLGAVDLFRASVFDISYRPATYCVTARVRVDEALRALFGDLELRRAYEEGARLGLFALAGEA; this is encoded by the coding sequence GTGAGTCCTGACCAACTGGCGGCCGCCGAACGCGGCTACGCGCGGTGCGGCCCCGCCGAACGCCTCCTGTGGGAACGGCTCTCCGTCTTCGAGGGCGCCTTCGGCCGGGAGGCCGTCCGCGAGGTCTGTGCCTCCGGCACACTCCCCTCGGAGGAGATCCAGACCGTCCTCGACCGGCTCGCGCCCCTCGCGCTCCTCCCCGTGGACGACCTGTTCGACGGGGAGGACGGCGCCCCCCGCTACTGGATGCCGCACCCGATGCGGGCCGTCGGCGCCCGCCGGCTCACCGAACGCGGCAACCGCTGGGCCGTCGTCCTGCACCACCGGAGGTGGTGCGTGAAACTGGCCCGGCAGGCCGCCGACTGGTGGCAGAGCGGACGGCAGGTCGACGCCAGGAACCTCGCCCTGCGCGAGCTCCCGGACCTGGCCGCCGCCATGGACCCGACGACCGCACCGCTCTCGCCGAGCGCCGAGGCCGACACGGCCGTCGAGATCGCGGTCTCCCTGTGGTTCCTGTGGCTGGCCTGCGGACGGGTCGCCGAGGGCAGGACCCGGCTGCGTCACGCCCTCTCCCTGCACTCCGGACAGCCGTCCGCCCGAGCCCTGTGGCTCGCCGCCTACCTGGAGCTGGAGTCGGGCCGCCCCGAGGACGCCGACCCGCTCCTCGTCCAGGCATGGGCGGCGGCCGTACGGGACGGGGACGACCGGTGCCTGGCGATGCTGGCCCATCTGCGCGGCGCGACCGCCCTCTACCAGGGGCGTACCCGTGAGGCGGCGGTCGAGTTCCGGGACGCGCTGTCCCTGATGGGGGAGCACCCGGAGTTCGGGCCGACCCGGGAGCTGTGCTGGGCCGCGCTCGCGCTCACCCTGAGCCGGACCGACCCGGAGGCGGCCCAGGAGGCCCTGGACCAGCTCCTCCTGGACACGACGGGCCGCCGGACCTGGGCGGGCCGTGACCTGTGGGCCGACGCCTGGGCGCACCACGCCCGGGCCGAACTCCTCGCCTGGGACGGAGAACGCGAGCGGGCCGCCGAGCACGCCCGGCGGGCGCTCCTCGGCCATCTGACGCTCGGCTCCGCGGTGGGGGCGGCCTGCGCGGCCGAACTCCTCGCCCAGATGCGGGTCGTGGGCGGCCGGCCCGCCGACGGCGCCCATCTCCTGGGCGCGGTCGACCTGTTCAGAGCCTCCGTCTTCGACATCTCGTACCGGCCGGCGACGTACTGCGTGACGGCGCGGGTGCGCGTCGACGAGGCTCTGCGGGCCCTGTTCGGCGACCTGGAACTGCGCCGCGCGTACGAAGAGGGCGCGCGGCTGGGCCTGTTCGCGCTGGCGGGTGAGGCCTGA
- a CDS encoding DUF6191 domain-containing protein, producing MEFAVFVTLPGLVILLTVIAFADQLLRATGRGKRTGQVSSTGFEQLHATFSPGKQNELKQRQSSLVMRDDEEDGAPPHHSTVDLRGGRAVIRLGRQA from the coding sequence ATGGAGTTCGCCGTGTTCGTGACGCTGCCCGGACTGGTCATCCTGCTGACCGTGATCGCCTTCGCCGACCAGCTGCTGCGGGCGACCGGGCGCGGCAAGCGCACCGGCCAGGTCTCCTCCACGGGCTTCGAGCAGCTGCACGCGACGTTCTCGCCGGGCAAGCAGAACGAGCTCAAGCAGCGGCAGAGCTCCCTGGTGATGCGCGACGACGAGGAGGACGGCGCCCCGCCGCACCACTCGACCGTGGATCTGCGGGGCGGGCGCGCCGTCATCAGGCTCGGCAGGCAGGCCTAG
- a CDS encoding prolyl oligopeptidase family serine peptidase: MGAMTESKDFTQTPVWEQRFRAPRVSLPEWAEEAPDRSLFSSNATGTYELYAWDRASGEQRQVTDRPNGTTDGTLSPDGAWIWWFADTDGDEFGVWMRQPFAGGADEPAVPGLAASYPGGLSIGREGTLVIGCSTDEDGSTIHLVRPGADAPVEIYRHPESAGVGDLSHDGSLIAIEHTEHGDAMHSALRVLRASDASVLAELDDTKDGTEELGLAVLGFAPVAGDARLLVGHQRRGHWEPMLWDVVTGTETDLRLDLPGDVSAEWYPDGSGLLIVHSFEARSELFRYEIATRALVRVETPAGSVQSATARPDGSVEYLWSSAAEPPVVRSTDGGIVLDPPGHKAPPSVPVEDVWVDGPGGRVHALVQRPTEGEGPFPTIFEVHGGPAWHDSDAFASGPAAWVDHGYAVVRVNYRGSTGYGREWTDALKHRVGLIELEDVEAVRAWAVASGLADPSRLILSGGSWGGYLTLLGLGTQPDVWAVGLAAVPVADYVTAYEDEMEALKALDRTLLGGSPEEVPERYAASSPLTYVDAVKAPVHITAGVNDPRCPIRQIDNYVDRLAARDAVHEVYRYDAGHGSLVVEERIKQVALDLAFAAKHLGTRPSGS, translated from the coding sequence ATGGGTGCCATGACTGAGAGCAAGGACTTCACCCAGACCCCCGTGTGGGAGCAGCGGTTCCGCGCGCCGCGCGTCTCCCTGCCCGAGTGGGCCGAAGAGGCCCCGGACCGCTCGCTGTTCTCCTCCAACGCCACCGGGACGTACGAGCTGTACGCCTGGGACCGGGCGAGCGGCGAGCAGCGGCAGGTCACGGACCGGCCGAACGGCACGACGGACGGGACGCTTTCCCCCGACGGCGCGTGGATCTGGTGGTTCGCGGACACCGACGGGGACGAGTTCGGGGTGTGGATGCGTCAGCCGTTCGCGGGCGGTGCGGACGAGCCCGCCGTGCCCGGCCTCGCCGCCTCCTACCCGGGCGGTCTCTCCATCGGCCGTGAGGGCACCCTCGTGATCGGCTGCTCCACGGACGAGGACGGTTCGACGATCCATCTCGTACGGCCCGGGGCCGACGCCCCGGTCGAGATCTACCGGCACCCGGAGTCGGCCGGGGTCGGCGACCTCTCGCACGACGGCTCGCTGATCGCGATCGAGCACACCGAGCACGGGGACGCGATGCACTCGGCGCTGCGTGTGCTGCGCGCCTCGGACGCGAGCGTGCTGGCCGAGCTCGACGACACCAAGGACGGCACGGAGGAGCTCGGGCTCGCCGTCCTCGGCTTCGCCCCGGTGGCGGGCGACGCCCGGCTGCTCGTCGGGCACCAGCGGCGCGGCCACTGGGAGCCGATGCTCTGGGACGTGGTGACGGGCACCGAGACCGACCTCCGGCTCGACCTGCCGGGCGACGTGTCGGCGGAGTGGTACCCGGACGGCTCCGGTCTGCTGATCGTGCACAGCTTCGAGGCCCGCAGCGAGCTCTTCCGGTACGAGATCGCCACCCGCGCCCTGGTCCGGGTGGAGACCCCGGCCGGTTCGGTGCAGAGCGCGACGGCCCGGCCCGACGGCAGCGTCGAGTACCTGTGGTCCTCGGCCGCCGAGCCGCCGGTGGTGCGCTCCACGGACGGCGGGATCGTCCTCGACCCGCCCGGCCACAAGGCGCCGCCGTCGGTGCCGGTGGAGGACGTGTGGGTGGACGGGCCCGGCGGCAGGGTCCACGCGCTCGTGCAGCGCCCCACGGAGGGCGAGGGGCCCTTCCCCACGATCTTCGAGGTGCACGGCGGTCCCGCCTGGCACGACAGCGACGCCTTCGCCTCGGGCCCGGCGGCCTGGGTGGACCACGGGTACGCGGTGGTGCGGGTCAACTACCGCGGCTCGACGGGATACGGCCGGGAGTGGACGGACGCCCTGAAGCACCGGGTCGGTCTGATCGAGCTGGAGGACGTCGAGGCGGTCCGCGCGTGGGCGGTGGCGAGCGGCCTCGCCGACCCGTCCCGGCTGATCCTCTCCGGCGGCTCGTGGGGCGGCTACCTCACGCTCCTCGGTCTGGGCACCCAGCCGGACGTCTGGGCGGTCGGCCTCGCCGCGGTCCCGGTCGCGGACTACGTCACGGCGTACGAGGACGAGATGGAGGCCCTCAAGGCGCTGGACCGGACGCTGCTCGGCGGCTCGCCGGAGGAGGTGCCCGAGCGGTACGCGGCCTCGTCGCCGCTGACGTACGTGGACGCGGTGAAGGCCCCGGTGCACATCACGGCCGGCGTCAACGACCCGCGCTGCCCGATCCGGCAGATCGACAACTACGTGGACCGGCTGGCTGCCCGCGACGCGGTCCACGAGGTGTACCGGTACGACGCGGGCCACGGCTCGCTCGTGGTGGAGGAGCGGATCAAGCAGGTCGCCCTGGACCTGGCCTTCGCCGCGAAGCACCTGGGTACCCGGCCGTCGGGGAGCTGA